The DNA window TGTTGTTATAGGCCGGACCAAACATCGGCTCGATTTCAATTGCTTTCGAGCATTGCATGATACACCCTTCGGGATCGCCCAAGGCCAAGTACGCACTGCCCAGCGTTGTGTGTGCCTGAATGAATTGTGGATCGAAGCTGATCGCCCGCTTAAGCGCCTTCACGGCTTTGTCGGGATTTTGCTGCTGCATATGAACAAACCCGATATTTCCCCAAGGCACGGCAAAGCGAGGACGCACCTCGGTGGCTTTCTTGTTCATATCCAAACATGTATCGAGATCGCCACGGTTCATGGCCAAACCACCGAGTTGAACATAGGCTTCGGCAATGCCTGGCTCAAGGCTTATAGCCTCGCGAAAAGCCTTTTCAGCTTCTTCGTAATTGCGTTCCGCGACCAAGGATACACCAAGATTGTAAAAAAGAACCGCGGAATCCGGGTTGTCGTTCAAAGCCGCTTTCAAGGCAGCAACGGATTTTGGACCATAATCTGGGGAAGATTTCATGAATTCACCTAAGGCTTATATTCTTTGATATCGATATTGTATTTCTTGAGCTCCTGAGCGTACCATAAGGAAAATTCGTACATGGCGATATAACGCTCGTCTCCATTAACCATGCCCAAGCACATTTCCAAAACGCCACTTCCATAAGCGGTACTGTGATCTTCAGGAGCATGCACTTGCAAGAAGTCCCGCACAAGCTGTTGCGTGGTTCGTCTGGTGCCGTCTGTCCTCCATTCAATGGGATCTTTCGGCTCAGCGAAAGGATTCCATTTATCGAAGCCAATCCGGTCGACAAACTTTCTTCTTCTGGGTGACATCGAGTCATAAATAGCCTTTTTTTGGGCTTCATGCTCCGGAGTCATATACTGTGGTTTAAGCATCTTCCGCTCCTGCTTCGGTACCCACCGATTCCGCCTGTTTATCGACGCCAAAAAAATCATGCGAATACACGGTCAATAAAGCGGTTGAAACAGGAACATGCATGAACTGAAAATCCTGGTAGCTGGATCCGATGGTCGCAAGCATTTGATTGCTCAACGAAACAAGCTGATCTTGAATTCGTTCCATTTTTATCGACGGATAGGCTCGGCCAGGCTCGAATCCCGAAAGTCCGCATGTATGAGATTTGCCACCAATCTCCATGGGAATTCCATAAATGCGGCAGGTCAATGGTCGCCACCGATACAACGAGCATTCATTGTTCACGTCGAGCAAGGGGCAGCGGATCCGCTCCTTGGCGGCCTGAGTCAAAACATCCGCCCGCGGGTCCGTTGAAATATCGTGATACGCCTTCTTTTTAATAATCTGCGCCTTGCGGTCAGCTTTATCCGCCTCGATCAAAATTTCATTCCGGCGTGTCTCGCTGAGCTCCGAAAAATGGGCATTGATATACATTGCCTCGACAAGACTGACATCAAAAAGAGCATGGCAGCAATCACTACATCCGCGTCGACATCGAACTTCGGATGCATACTGCTGGGTCACCGTATGGACAGCAGCATCAACCTGTGCCACGAGCGCTTCATATTTTGAAAAAAAATGGCCTAAATCCACATTCATGAATATTCCTTTTGGAATGATGAGAGCTAACTAGATGAATAGGCGGGATAGTCTATACCGGCGACGTCATCATCAAACGTCCAGTGGCACAAAAATGAACGGGCGGCCCATGGCGAACCGCCCGTTACCAAACCTTAATTTTCTTCGATGGTGATGGCGCCCTGCTCGCAAACCTCGACACAGGATTCACAGCCAAGACATTCCTCTTCGTTTACGGGATTGGCCTTGCCGTCTTTCAGTTCGTAAACTTCGACCGGACAGACATCGACACATTCGCCACAGCCAATACACTTATCAGTGTCAACAGTAACCGAATAACCCATGATCAACCTCCGATATTCAGTGATAGTCTCGCTTCAGCGAGCAGGATAGTGGACCCCTACACGCGAAAAAAATGCATGTAAACCAAAATAGCCGTTGAATTTTATCTCATTAACTCAGTCTGTTCCCGCAGCAACTACCCAAAAAAAGCCGCTACGGGAATAGCTCTTACTCGATTTCTTGCTTTACGCCTATGGCGACCTTATACAAAATGGTCAAAACTAGGAAGCCCGTGGCATAAATTCCCAAGGAAACCCCAAGCTCAAGCTGTGTCGGTACGTATTCCGTGATCTCATGGAGAGGATTGGGCACAAAACCGCCACCAATCATTCCCAATCCTTTGTCGATCCACGCACCAACAAAAATCAGCAAGCAGCCGATAATCAGCATGTTATCCTGTTTGCGATTTTTTGGACTGAGCAAAATAAGAATGCCAATCACGGCCATGATCATGGAAGACCACATCCAGGGCACCAGGACACCGTGGCCATGGAATCCCGCGAAAAGGTACTGCAAATGCGCCATATGGGACGGAATTTGGCTGTAAAAAACAGTAAAGACCTCGCATAAGAGCAGGAACAAATTAACGCACATGGCATAAACGACGGTCTTGCCCAAGGTGGGCAGAAC is part of the Deltaproteobacteria bacterium genome and encodes:
- a CDS encoding tetratricopeptide repeat protein, producing the protein MKSSPDYGPKSVAALKAALNDNPDSAVLFYNLGVSLVAERNYEEAEKAFREAISLEPGIAEAYVQLGGLAMNRGDLDTCLDMNKKATEVRPRFAVPWGNIGFVHMQQQNPDKAVKALKRAISFDPQFIQAHTTLGSAYLALGDPEGCIMQCSKAIEIEPMFGPAYNNIGLAYMEMKEPKKAIPYFDKAIETGFEVEAAVLDELARYRG
- a CDS encoding YkgJ family cysteine cluster protein, which codes for MNVDLGHFFSKYEALVAQVDAAVHTVTQQYASEVRCRRGCSDCCHALFDVSLVEAMYINAHFSELSETRRNEILIEADKADRKAQIIKKKAYHDISTDPRADVLTQAAKERIRCPLLDVNNECSLYRWRPLTCRIYGIPMEIGGKSHTCGLSGFEPGRAYPSIKMERIQDQLVSLSNQMLATIGSSYQDFQFMHVPVSTALLTVYSHDFFGVDKQAESVGTEAGAEDA
- a CDS encoding 4Fe-4S dicluster domain-containing protein, whose amino-acid sequence is MGYSVTVDTDKCIGCGECVDVCPVEVYELKDGKANPVNEEECLGCESCVEVCEQGAITIEEN